caggtttggggaccacacaatttcgtctctgctctttgcggatgatgttgtcgtgttggccccttcaagccaggaccttcagcatgcacttggacggtttgcaaccgagtgtgaagcggtggggatgaaaatcagtacctccaaatccgaggccatggtcctcagtcggaacagggtggcttgcccacttcaggttggtggagagtgcctgcctcaagtggaggagtttaagtatctaggggtcctgttcacgagtgagggaaggatggaacgggagattgacagacggatcggtgcagcttctgcagtaatgcggttgatgtatcggtctgtcgtggtgaagaaagagctgagccgcaaggtgaagctctcgatttaacggtcaatctacgttcctactctcaccgatggtcatgagctttgggtcatgaccgaaaggacaagatcccggatacaggcggccgaaatgagctttctccgcagggtggctgggcgatcccttagagatagggtgagaagctcggtcacccgggaggagctcagagtagagccgctgctcctccacatcgagaggggtcagctgaggtggcttgggcatctgtttcggatgcctccggaacgccttcctgggaaggtgttccggtcccatcccaccgggaggagaccctggggaagacctaggacacgctggagggactatgtctcctggctggcctgggaacgcctcggtgtccccccggaagagctggaggaagtgtctggggagagggaagtctgggcatccctgcttagactgctgcccccgcgacccggccccggataagcgtaagaagatggtatggtatggtatgggagAAATTTAaccggtgttcctaataatcctttaggtgagtgtatatctaaAATAGGTTATTTGAACTCCCGGATGCTGACTGTACAAGCACATTTCCATTTAAAGTTATAGTTACATTTTGGTTGAAAACAATTCTCTGTAACGTAACGCAAGACATTTAACAAAATTTGAAGGTCAACGATGAGCACAGGAGAGaaaatatgtatgtaaaatGGGTAAACTTCTTGATAAGGGACCATGCTTTTTCCCCTGCTTTTTGGGGGTTTGTGTGGTACCGCAGTCTTCTGAAGGATCCTGATAACATGACCAGGAGCAGGCGTGTCATTGTCTGGCTGGCCGACACGTAAGTGCAATAGGTTGCTTATTGTGGCTTTTCCTGTATTCCACATGTGGTTACAATTGCTGCATTGGGCACCTTGTGAAAGTTAGCATAGTGTTACATTTTGATGTCCGCTCAGTGGGTGTCTGTAACTTCGTCCAGAAAGGGTGTGATGTATTATTATGTATGATGAGGTTAATTCCACAGGATCTAATGAGTGTTTCCCCTGCTGCAGCCTGCTTATGAGAAGAGCCCTGTTCAATCACCTGACAGCAAGGGGAATACAAGTAGGTTAATTGTGACATAACTTCCATTAATCACCTTTCTGCTGCTTTGTTCACAGCATGTGCTCTTAACTTGTTTCCAGGTGTATGTTTGGGTGTTGAATGATGAGAAGGAGTTCAAGAGAGCTTTTGACCTGGGAGGCACAGGGGTCATGACAGACTACCCCACGAAGCTAAGAGACTTCTTGGAGAAGATTGGCACTTCAAAATGAGCAGTAGGCCATTTGACCTGACAAAATACACTCCCTCTCCAATGCCACTAAAGCCAACAGACCTGCTGAAATAACCCTAAGCCTCAGTCCTCCACACGTCTGCATGCATTCCAGATGTTGGGTATTCGGGGATGATGTTGGCTGGTTGATGCGCTGTTCCACCAATGATGATGACCACTCAAGAGTCCCCCTTTGCTTATCATTGTATGTAGATGTATCACTTATTGAACATCAGCACAGGCAGCTACGGTTTCTTTGGTCTATGTCCTACACTTCATTATAATTAACAATTGCTTTTTACATGACTTGTGTTTTACATTAACATGGCCAGCTAAGATGTTGAAGTGATACTCCAGAGATGTTGTGTGAATTATatgaatgtttacatttcttttgaaaGTAGGCTAATTGCCAGATGCTAATACATATTGACTTATTTGGGTTGCATTGTTTTGCTTCCAAAGTGGAATAGATCAAATAGATGCCTTTTAACTGTTTAAGGCAGACATTTTGTCGGAATTTTTTAATTTTAGTTGATTCCAAACATGATATTTGGATAATAACATTAGCCTATCAAAAAGCCTAttatttctctgttttcatttcagcaAGATTGCTAGTGGATGAGCTCCGGCCATTCTCTTTAAGGTTGATTTGATATATGATATcttgttttttaatgaattggaGGACTTTAGAAGCTGTATTCAGTAGACTGCAGGAGGGTTCTTCTGGGGCTCAGAAAAATTGTGAAGTTTTGTTGTAATTGTCATGAAAATAATCCAAAGTAATATGTTTCTTATATAGTTTTTAATCCCGAACACTGCAGATAATCCAAacattttgtcaaatcctactaACTCCATTACTAAAGGTGTTAAGTTATTTTTAGAACGTTtgttggattttgttttagtagCAAAGTGGCTACTGTctttttctgatttatttttcacCTATTGTATGTAGAATCAAGTTTTGTTAATTTTGTACCTTTTCTATGTTTAAATATTGATTCTGAAATGGtattgaaatataaaatgtatttgtttggttttgctGTAAATACCTTTCTGGAAAGAAAGGCATACATTGGTGTAGACAATGCTTAGtaactacttgacttgaaaccATGAACCCATTGAAAAGGTAACAGGCGTTTATTTACTTGGAAAGATATTTCCACTAGACAGACCGTCATGGAAAACGTATGGCAATGCCTTACTCTTACTGGCCTTCAAAGTGTTGGAATGATTGCGAGCTAAACTAGGGGCTGCCGCCTCTGATGGTGATGGTGTGCAATCTGTATGTTAATTGTGTAATTGTTTGATAACTGTTCAGGTGTTGTTGAgggtgttattttttttgcgtAGGGTTTGACAATTTCTGGGGTAGGTGTAACTATTCCCGGCTGTACACATAGATATTTAATACTGGCAGATTCTACTTTTGCAGCTCACAGTGAATACTTTGGTTATTAACCAGTGTTTTCaagccctgaatgctgattgattGGCTGAATGCTTTTGTAGCAGTGGGCTGTTTACTGTGGGTATGACAAAAAAGGCTTTTGACTTTGATTACATTGGTAACCATTTTATGGTTGTTATAATATGAGTAAGGTATGTCTGGAGTTCCACGCTTACTTTTGTGCCTTATTGATTATGAAATAGATCTGCACAGCCGATGTCTGACTGTGATAACCACatagaacaacacaacatagaataaaaatacaaaataaatatttattatggAGGCCAAGCATGATCCTTCCACCCACCGCGGGCCCTGGTGCAGCCTCACCCGCTACTTCCCCCCCTGATAGCTATGGCTGTGGTTTGGGGTCAGTGTTCGTATGGAAGAAATGTTTGTACTTTAGGAGCCTGTCTCCGTATACAGATAGAGGTGGTACCATGTAAGGACATTTTAGAAGGGAATGATACTCATGAAAAACGTACATGTTAGAGCATGCTTGCTCTAAAATTACGTTCATGCTGTtagggatttttgttttgttaatgttacCTCCTTTCAGTGAAACCACTTTTGTTTGGTTGTCATATCTATTGAAAACACTTATGTTCGTGTGATGAGATTGTATGAAATGCAATGCAATAACTTTTTGTGACTTGGTAATGGTTTATAAAAAAGATCTCTAAATCTCTATGTGGAGTacaagtcaaatgtttggaatcACCTACTCATaaaagggtatttctttatttttactattttccaaattgcagaataatagtgaatacCTCAAAattatgaatgaacacatggaatcatgcaTTATGTGCATTAAtcatgaatattttacaatcttcaaagaagccatcctttgccttgatgacagctttgcacactcaaTGGattttctcaaccagcttcatggtGTTGTCACCTGGAGTGCATTTATTTTAACCTTTGTTAatagttaatttgtggaatttcttcaATGTTTTAGTGTGGGCATACAGCAGGTAacaaggtagggttggtattcagaagaccatcattatgtctatactgtagtagtccatgtTATGGCAGAGAACTGCACTAATAAGCAAGCAGAAACGGCAGCCCATTGTTAtcttaagacatgaaggtcagtcaagtTAGAACATTTGAAGAACTTTAAACGTTTCTTCAAGTACAGCAGCAAAAACCATCTACCACTATGATGAAATTGGCTCTTATGAGGACCGCTACAGAAAAGAGATTAGAATTACCAGCCTCTGAAattgcacctcagattgcaacCCAAAttaatgcttcacagagttcaagtaatggacacatctcaacatcaactgttcacaAGAGACAATATCAGTCCTTTTTTGatgaattgctgcaaagaaaccactactaaagaacaccaataagaagagacCTGGTCTGGTGAGTCCAAAGTTGAGATCCTTAGTTCCAACTGCTGTGTCTTTGTAAGACGCAGAGTGGGTGAACTCTGCATGTTTCCCACCGttaagcatggaggaggaggtgtgatggggTGGGGGTGTTTTGCTTGTGATACTGATTTATTTtcaattcaaggcacactcaaccagctaccacagcattctgcagcaataCGCCATTCCACCTGGTTTGCGCTTAGTAAGTTTGCGCTTGTTTTttaacaagacaatgacccaaaatgcaCTTTCAGGCTGTGCAATGGATATTTGACTGAGAAGGAGAGCGATGGAGCTGCATCATATGACCTGGCCAGATGCATCCATTTGGACCATAAAGGTCCATTGGAAAACAGAGTTCCCAGCACTGGCTCAGAGAACGCTATGTCTGCCTTTCAGGGTCTAGTAAGCCTTCTCTGTTGCTGGTCCCCACACCGCTTTCATTGGCCGGTCCTTTTAGTGAAGTCCAGAGGGGCGGCTATGTTGGTGTACCCTGGGATGAACTGCCTGCAGTAACCAGTGTTGCCAGAGAATGAACAGACCCCTTTTTTGTCCTTGGGCTGTGGCCACTCCTGGACAGTCCAAGTCTACTCCATCTGGGGCTTGATCAACCCACTTTGTGTCCCCCGAGTGCTCCGCTTCATCCAGCCCTAGGTGGCATTTTTTGGGGTTGGCCGTCAACACTGTTGCCTCTTAACTGGCTAACCTGGAGCACAGGTGATCTAGGTGTTCCTCCCAGTCTTAGCTTTTGTACAACAACGCTATCTATGTTGGCAGTGGCTTAGGTCTGAGCAGGATGCAGCAGGGTATCCACAAGCCATTGGAAGGTGGTTGCAGCTCTGTGCAAGCCAAAACGGAGATGTATGTAATGGAACCAGGGCGCCAGGGGTACATGGCACAGTGTCCACTCCCCTTGGACACACTGGTACCCGCCAGGCAGTGTCCAGCTTGGCATGCCAACAGGCCTCGGCTAGCACTGTTTTTCATCTGACCGCTGTCCCTTCCTGGTACTGCTTCTGGGCCAGGCTGTGGGCTTTGGGCCCGTGCATTACTGGTTTTCTTGCCTTGCGATTGCCTAGTGAGCTTCTTGGTGGCTTTGTGGGCTTCTATGTGCTGTACTAGCTGGTTGACTGTAAATGGGTTAGTTTGACCAATGACTTGTTGCATCTCGCCACAGAGTTCCCTCAGGCACTTATTTACAACTAGGGTCTCAGATGTCGCCTGAGCTAAGACTTGGGTCCAGCCAGCCATTTACCAGCtgaattaatttataaagctTCCCCGGGGTGACTCCACAAACATCCAGGCGTGGTACCGCTTGCTCCTATTCCTGGGATTGAGATGATAATGGGATGCTCACCAGTAAGGCCCAGGTCGAAGTAATCCGCCTGGGCCTTGCTGGTGAGCAGTGGTGCTAGAAGCCCGGCCCACTCCTCTGTGCACCATCCTTCACATGCAGTGGTGTGTTCAAAGGCCAGGGGATAGGCTTCCACATTGTCCTCAGCGGCCAAGCGGCATACCGTCGCGTTTATGCTTGCGGTTCAGGTAGTCAGCTCCTGGGGGAGGAGCACCAAGATCTCCTTCTGTGACCTTGGAGCGCCTCCACTCGTCCAGAGGGCATAGCAGGTCCACATCCGTGAGTGCCGTATCAGAGAGGGGGAAGCATATTGGTATCGTCCCCATGGCCTCTCCCTCACTGTGCCCCCATCATGTCCTAGTTGAAAAACTGGGGACGTGGCTGCAGTTCCGATAACTGTATTTTCCTTTGGTTGATTTTCTGTTcaggtctctcctctctccatctctgactTCTTAGGCTCCTCTCCTGTGCATTCAGAGGCCTtaagaagagggagaaacacaTGGCAATTATTGGGTTCAGCTGTTAGCGATCAGGTGTTGCCTTACTGCTACCTTCTGGTAGAGGTCGCTGTTGCTCCTACTTCCCCCGGTTAGACACTGCACCCCcacaacaaatataaatattttagaatgtgccaaatacagtggggcaaaaaagtatttagtcagccatcataggtacacttcaactatgaatttattggtaaattatggtggaaaataagtatttggtcaataacaaaagttcatctcaatactttgttatataccctttgttggcaatgacagaggtcaaacattttctgtaagtcttcacaaggttttcacacactgttgctggtattttggcccattcctccatgcaggtctcctctagagcagtgatgttttggggctgtcgctgggcaacacggactttcaactccctccaaagattttctatggggttgagatctggtgactatctaggccactccaggaccttgaaatgcttcttacgaagccactcctttgttgcccgggcggtgtgtttgggatcattgtcatgctgaaagacccagccacgtttcatcttcaatgcccttgttggatttgagtccctggcggcgtagtgtgttacggatggtagcctttgttactttggtcccagctctctgcaggtcattcactaggtccccccgtgtggttctgggtgagatcttgcgtggagccccggagattatcagtggtcttgtatgtcttccattttcttataattgctcccccagttgatttcttcacaccaagctgcttacctattgcagattcagtcttcccagcctggtgcagatctacaattttgtttctggtgtcatttgacagctctttggtcttggccacagTGGAGTtcggagtgtgactgtttgaggttgtggacaggtgtcttttatactgataacaagttcaaacaggtgccattaatacaggtaacgagtggaggacagaggagcctcttaaagaagttacaggtctgtgagagccagaaatcttgcttgtttgtaggtgaccaaatacctattttaccaaggaatttaccaaggaattcattaaaaatcctacaatgtaattttctgtattttcttttctcattttgtctgtcatagttgaagtgtacctatgatgaaaattacaggcctctctcatctttttaagtgggagaacttgcacaattggtggctgactaaatacttttttgccccactgtattctcaaattatttaataataaattt
The sequence above is a segment of the Esox lucius isolate fEsoLuc1 chromosome 1, fEsoLuc1.pri, whole genome shotgun sequence genome. Coding sequences within it:
- the LOC117594278 gene encoding lysophospholipase D GDPD1-like, with the translated sequence MPRVFMLLGLFYTGLLPFVPLKEQFLEIPMPSIISNLLKDPDNMTRSRRVIVWLADTLLMRRALFNHLTARGIQVYVWVLNDEKEFKRAFDLGGTGVMTDYPTKLRDFLEKIGTSK